Genomic DNA from Setaria italica strain Yugu1 chromosome V, Setaria_italica_v2.0, whole genome shotgun sequence:
TGAAGCACCGACCTGAATCTTGTGATCTGTGCTGCGAAGCCCTCTTTCTCCTCGCACCTCTCCAAAGCCGAACAGACTGGAGCTATTTGGGCCAATAGCCCGCAATTGCCTCTTGAGCTTCATGGGCCAAAATGGCCCCacggaaagaaaagaaagccgGCACGTTATATGTGCCAGGCCGACAGATTCCCTTTACAAAATCGTGACTAGTGACTGTGTGTGAGGGGAAAATGCTTTGGTGCATTCAGCACACTGAAATTTTGAACAGTCTCGGTCAGTATTTCATCGCTCAAAACAAAATCCTCAGTATTTCATGGCTCCAAAACCTCAGTGTTTCACTGAATTTGAATCTGATGGGATCTCAACAGCCTGCTTCCATCATGTCTATGTTGGGCGAATCAACAGGGTGCAGTATGCCTTCATCATCCATCACTGATCAGGCATGCAGGTCGGTGACCATATCAGGTATGAAGCAAATAAGATTAACTAAACAGATTTGTTGCTACAGTTTTATCACTGGTTCTGAAGATGAGCAGACCATTGAAAGGCACGAATGCTTCAGGCCTGCATGCCCTGCTTTCTTCTGATCAGGGATTCTGGTCGGCCATCTGCTCGACATGCTTTCCTCTATTTTCCAATCTGCAAGCTGTTCGGCATATAGCAGAGGACTTGCATGAGGAGCAGCAGGTATTTTTATCACACCACTTTCCTGTTGTTAAGATAAGAGTATAGCCACGTAGGCTTTCAGGTTAGGGCGTCACTGCATGCCTAAAAATAATCATAGACGTACCACCATTCATTTTCAGATGGTTTGTTGCAGCTCAATGAAGACCATTTGCTCTTGAGCATAGGAGTTGGAGCTGCATGTAGTTTATACTGTGTCCTGGCCTAGTCTCTTTAGGTGCATATGTGTATGTTATAAATTACACAATTTACAATTTGACATCAAGAAACAAGTATCTTTTGAGCTATCATAAAGTAATCTAGTTGTCAAGCTTTTCTGTGCTAGCCATGAAGTACTTTAGTtgcttatatatatatttataaaataaCTGTATGGCATTCCTGTATTTTATCGCACTTTCGCAAAGCTCATCGATTCCATACTGAAATAACCTACAAGCAAAGTCCGCATCATTCTTTACAACAGGAAGCAGCCAACGCGGGAACCTTTGCTTAAACATCTACGCCCTGTCACTTAAGTTCCTGTAACTGCCAGGTACTCAAGTTCGGCTCAAAAACGGGCGTGGAAGCACGCTCGACCGGGTCCTGGCCACTTCTTTGAATTTAATGTAGCTGTTCATTTACACAGTTATACGCGAGAAATTCAACATAGAAAAAGAAAACCGAAGATAGATACGTCTAAGCAGAAGTACCAAGATGTAAACTTTCACTTAAACAACCACCAGAGCTTGTTGCTTCATTTCAGCAGTAGTTACGTGATAGCACAGCAAACTGAAAATGAAACAAGTAGATATCTCACCTTATAAACGAGCTACGCTAACACAGATTGTTATAATTTAATACATGGGCACGATAAAGaggatactccctccattccaaattgaaagtaattccaatttttttggaaagtcaaagtatctcaagtttgactaaatttatacaataaagtactaacacttattatatcaaataagtactattagattcttcattaaatatattttcacagTATATCTATCCGGTGCCATAAATCTCTGTattcctctctataattttggtaaAACATAAaatgtttgactctccaagaaagttggaatatTACAGAACGGAGGGAGTCTTCGTACTAGACCTATGCATAATGCAATCATCTACACGAGCACTGACCAAGCGACTGAAACGGACATCTGACAGAACCCAACATTGAATTCTCCATCACTTTTGCCAAGTATTTTAGCATGACACTTGGCAACGTCTTCAAcactatttcggccaactctgcTTTGCGAAGCCCTCGCACCAAGCCTGAGCTCATCACCCTCTTCATCAGGAACAACACGACGTGAAAGCAGAATGCGACCATCGGGTAAAATAGTTACTTTGCTCTCCTGAGAATCAAGAAGCACTATCTCGTCCTTATCCATATAGTCCATCTGAGCAAAAAAACGTCCATGAAAATTGCTTCTTCCTCCACAATGATATATTTCAATAGTTGCCTCCAATGGTATGCACATGTGTGCAAATTTTAGCTCTATTGTGCTACGCCGCTTAGTTGTGCGTCTAAGGGTCCGAACCTACCCAGCAAACCTTTCATTGCAAATATTGTTGTATTGAAAATATTGAGCACTTAAAACCTTCTCTTCTGGCAGCATTCTACCAATAACATAAAGTTCAACCTGAAATTCTGGAGGATCTATCAATGCTATAGCACGACTGGGGCCTGTAAGGACCAAAAAGGGATCCTTCAAAGAGCAAGACAGCATGGTTAGCATACATGATGTACAGAGAGCACAAACTTCTTGTGTCGTTCGCTACTGTTTCTCAAATGAATGAAAATATTGGACAATCACCAGTTATGGCCCACCAACTACTGCAGTTTGTTTTATCGATCTGACTAGTCCACCGGGGCAGAAGAAATACAATCAACTTCAATTTGTAAAGTTCCACAACCAGTTCATGTATAAAAACTATCTAGGAAATTTCAGGCAAGTAAATTCTGTCAAATACAGAAATTTTTCAGACATATGATCAAGCAACAAACTTGATTCAGTAAATAGCAGTTTACACCAATGAAAATATGAGCTCCTTCGTGCAAATGACTAAATGAATGAATAATGTTAACTTCCCATCTCCATAAAACTATTTCATGACAcagaaatgcaaaaaaaaatgaatataaCCTAGATAAAGAATAAATTCCATTTGTTGTTTGGATTCATGGACGAACTATATGATATTGTGGTGCATTATTAACAAAGCATTTAATTTGTGATCAAGAATAATTCAGATAAGTCCAACAGACTGAATAAATTGTAATTTAAGATGCATATATGATGAAATAAAATCTAGTACAGAAATCTGTAGTGCCCTGTTTGCTAAGGATTCAAATCTGGGTATCGTTGGCAAGACAGTTTTCCCAAACATAAATTCTGTGAATGACATTGAAAGTTTGAAACTATCTGGGCAATTCCAGGTTAGTGAATTTCTGCCAGATAAAGAAATTTGAACTCTTTGAAAGTTGATTCAGCCAATCCCAGTTAAGACCGTTGAAAATATAAAATCTTTGATATAAAAGACTTAATTAATGAATGTTATTATAGTACTCCAGATGAAACTATTTCCTGACATCAAATTGAATAAGAAAATGAATGTAATCTAGGggcaaaaataaatttgattcACTGTTGCGGATACATGGCAGAACTATATAGTACTTCAAGTAGTCGACTTGCAATCCAAATTAGTTTACATAAGATTTCAGCTGTTAGCATAAGTTAAACCAATGACTCAGGCTTTTACATACCTCTGCAGTAAGGACCTGACAATTGTTCTTGGAGCGGTGGAACAGTATGTTACGCTTGTAATCCATCGAGTCCCGCACGGCAACGAAGCCGTAGACATGGAGAGGCCACTCAAGACCTCCCTCGATCTGGGTCAACCTGAGGGAGAAAATCTCCATGGCGTCGTAGGGGATACCGCCGATGCGAGGTGGACCGGAATCGGTGTAGAGCATGGGTCCAGAGTCCTCGGCTGCAATAAAGACGGGGAATGTGTCATCAGCTAACTAAAATTCCTCGCTTTCTCGATGGAACTCTATCCATAGGATCACGAGATCAATATGGGGGCGTACTTGTTGTTGCATCCACGGGACCGACGTAGGGGGACATGGACCTCGTCCAATTCCTGCGAAATCTCTTCAGAACAACGAGAAGCTCCTCGTCGCCATTTAAGCCTGACTTCTTCGCCAGACACCTTTCCTCTTcatcctgctcctcctcttcctcttgctcCTCGGTGCCGTGATCTTCCCTTGTGAAGATCACCTCGCCGCTGCCACCCCGTGATCGATgcatcgctgccgccgccgccgggacagTCACACACGAAACTCCGCGAGGATGGCCTGGCCGTGTTGGGATCGCGGCTTGTGCCACGGTAAATAACTTTGTGCGCGTGCCAGTTGGTATGGCCCGACTCTGACTGAACACTGAAGTGTGGCTGTTCGATCGGGGCTTTCAGGGGGTACTTTTGGGAAGCGGCGCTGAGGGCCTTTTTGGCGGTCCGTTCTGTAGCGGGCTGGCTGTGGGCCGAGTGGCCACCTGTTTGAAACAGTTCCTTTCCAATTTCCTTGGAAGCTCTTTTTAACTGAATGGGGCGCACAACTCAAAAATAATTCGGCAAGCTACTCCATTTTTAATTCcttgctccctccgttccaaattacaatttgttttgatatttttcataactttttagatatatattatatctacatacatagcaaaaattatagaTTTAGAAAAACCGAAACaaattataatttgggacggagggagtagttatcAGATCGATTGTTAGTTTGCACTAGTACGTTTTTACCGTCTTGTAGGTAAGGAAAGGAGTCTTTTAATAAGTTCGCTACCATGAACCATAAGTCGTGGCAGACGTGTCCGGTCATGTGCTAGTTCTTATAAGGAACCGTGTATTGACAGGGGCAATAACTTTGCTGCTATGATTTAAATATTGATGCTACTATTTACAAGTGCAAGATGTCACAGCTGAAGCGAAGGTGTGCCAAGGAACAACTGACTTAAGAAAAAGAAGTAGAGTTATTAGGTTTTGTTCTTATTTGTAGTCATGTGATAAGAGGGATACCAACGGGCACGCAGAGATGGATACAATTATTTGCTGGCTTGAGCCTCCATTACATCAAGGTTTTTATGAAGATAATCCTTGACATTTAGGCTCAGCTCATTAGATTTAGCATGGTTACCCCACTTCCAAGTGGCATGATTACATTTTTTGTCAGGCTATTTAGTTAAAAAACACACTGAACAAAACCTATTGCAACTGGGTCGTCCACTATAACAGTGTCTGTAAGTCTTGCGTTCTTGGTTAGAAGAACTTGTTTTCTGCTCCATTGTGAAGTACTGCTGCATATTTTTACTGTCTGCCTGAATATGTAAGACATTTCTTTTGAGATCTGTGAttggaaaacaaaaatagactAGCGACTTCTTATTTCTATGGAAAGCTCATCAGTTTGTACCTTTTCGTTTTGGTGCTTTTATGTTCTCTTCAGAACCCATATATGCCTATATGGTCAGGAATCCTCTGTGACCTTATTTGGTGTGTGAACACCTTTTATTAGTAGACTTGGTTCTTATTAATAGTTTGTGAGTTTGCTTATATATCTGTGTTAGATGTAGCAAATTCGTCTTGTTAAAACTGAAATAGCTGAATTCTCCCTACTGAAGAGAACATTCAGTGCTTTATCTTGGTGTTTTCTGTTTACTATCTGCACTTGGCTAAGGCTAACTGTTTTACCTGTTAAATACTGCTTGTACTTATATTCAGATGGTTACTATGATTGTCATGTTATTATGTGATGTTAAACATGGGTCATTTTGTAGGTGCTGCCCTCACTGGCAACCCAATGAAGCAGCCTCGTTCGCAACTCTGTTACCTAGTACTAATTGTGTCACGTTACAGCTACCTGACATATTATTTCATTCTAATTTTCCCCATTCATTTACCTTTTGAATTTCAAGTGCATATTTAATCGATCCTGTGGAGCTACTGAGTTAATATCTGGGGACTGGTGACATGAACATGATTACAGAAGCTTAGTCTTAACCGTTACTTGTAGTCTTCTGCTTGTGTTCCCCTGTAATGTCAATTAAACGATTACTGTAATTGCAGAAAAGGGGTTCCATTTTCGTTTCGTATTTGCAGCTTAGCTATGAGTTACATTTTCAAGCGTGAAGGACTTGTGCTTCTAGCTATTCTCTAGACCGTGCTTGCCAACGTTTGCCTGCCGGTAGTGGGAACTGAGTTAAGCATATAGGGGTTCTCATCGCTTGCAGCTGAGCTGTCCTTCCACTAATACAATGCCGTGTTTTGTGTTTGATAATGGGGGAGAGGCATTTTTCGAGTTCATGAATACGGCATTTTTAGCACTACAATGAAGCTGAAATTTGCACATACGAACCAGAGACGTAGCCAGGATTTTAACGTTGGGTTGGGTAAGTCAAATAACGTTTCAATTTTTGACACAAGCTACACATACGGACTTGTGATGGGCCGAATGGAGCCCAAGTTGTTGCCCGAGTGACCAAACCAACCGATCCAACAAAGGCCACTGGAACAACCCATAGACCGGCAAATGGAATccttcgcggcggcggcggcggctatggAATCCGCGTCAAATGGAAAAGGAGGAGATGATCCTGGCTCGTCGGAAGAGGATCACGGCACCGGGAAGGAGATGGAGGCGCAGCATGGAGAGGAAGGATCGGTGACGAAGAAGCCACGTGTTGAAGACGAGGAGGCAGAGCTGCTCATAATTTTGAAAAGGTTCCGTAAGTATTGGATGGAGGCTTTTTCTGAGTTCTACGGCCCCTTTGAAGCCACAAGTACGTATACTCTCTCGTGATTCCCTTCCCCCTCGATCTGGTTTCATCGAAACTTCAAGATTCGAACTGAAATCGGACGAATTTGTTAATCGAGCTGCCGTTGTTTCGAACTTTCGATTGCAGCCGGACCGGAAGTTGGACCTAAGCGCTACACGGAGTCAGGACCGCCCTTCCGCGCTATGCACTACGACGCCTTGGAGGTCTTCTCGCTCAAGGTGACCCAGATCAAGGAGGGTCTGGAGTGGCCTCTCCGTGTCTTTGGCCTGGTCGCTGTGCGGGACTCGATGGATTACAAGCGCAACATACTGTTCCAACGGTCTAAGGAAAACTGCCAAATCCCACCGCAGAGGTATGTATAGCATAGAGCCCGATAGCCAGTCTGCTCTCTAGCACTCCCTTACTTTATCCTGTTATGTCCATCAACTGCAAATTTGAATATTTGTCAAACAACCTATGGCAAGCTTCAGTAAACAAGAAATTTTGTTCAtcatgtgtgtgtgttcaaTCTGTGATTGTTATCAACCAACTGAATTAGTTCAGATAGCAAACTGTGTAATTTATTGGTAAAGATCACACTACTATAGTCTACTCGTGCATGCAGTGTCAATTGATTCTCGTTctctagaaattagaaaatgataaaATTTTTATGTGTTTAGTTGTTAGGTGATAGTTTCATTTTATAATAGTAACAACCTAACGCCGTCTGTTAAGTCATTTTCAAGTTAGGACTTATATTTCCAATTGTCTAAAGTGTAAACAGCCATATGTATAATACTGTTGCTTGATCACATGTCTTAAAGTTTCAGCAGCTACCTTTCTGTAATTTCCTAGATAGGGGGACTCCATTGATCTAAtaggttgattttttttaagttataGTTGAGTTCGTTTAATTTCCTGAAAACAAACTGCATTAACACTTATCTTTCATCAGGACAAAAAAGTTTTTAAACGTCTTGGATATAAGGATATTGCTGAGTTCTGAACTGTTTTCTTTTCATGGACCAATATGAGGTGTTTAAAACATTACTCAAAGATTATTCAGTGATCTGTTTTCTCAGCGTATTTCTATTTAGTTATATATCACTCATTGATTTAACAGTTTCTGCCTCGGTATTTGTTTGAACAAATTAGTAATACGATCAGTTTGTTACAGGCTTTGCTCATtatttttatagatattattggtcaaaagttaaaaagatttgaCTTAAGACAGACCTATAAGTGCTTATATTTTGGATTGAGAGAGCAGTCATTTTCATGGTAGAGCCTATATTTCCAATTGTATAAAGTGTAAACAGCCATAGGCGTAATATCATTGCTTGTGTCTTAAGTTTCAGTAGCCGACAGCAATTCAGCTTCCTGTAATTTCCAAGATAGTGGGGCTCCATTGTTTCAATTAGTTGATTTGATCTTAAGTGAGTTGGATTGAGTTAATATTCACAAAACAAACTGCAGTAAAACCTGTCTTTTTGTTAGGACAAAAGTGTTCTTAAACACGTACTGTCTTGGATATAAGGATCGTACTGACTTCTACAccattttctttgaatggactaATGTGAGGTGTTTAAAACACTATGCAAAGGCCATTCAGTTATCGATTTTCCCAGTGCATTTCTATTTGATTATATGACATTAATTGTTTTAACATTTGTTGCCTGATGTTTGTTTTTAACAAATTATTAGTAATGTGATTAGTATGTTACAGCTTTACTTGTTTTTTTGTCCCAACGCACCTCTCTACCACATCTGTACCATTTTATCTTGTTTACTGCAAAATTTGGCTGGCGTATTAAACCAGATATACCTTTCAGGATCCCTATTTGGTGCTTACAGGTCCTAGCCGCGCAATTGCATTGATTGATCCTCCAGAGTTTGAGGTCGAACTCCGTGTCATTGGCAGCAGCCCATCAGAGGAAAAGATTTTAAGTGCTACAGTCTTTACATATACAACAATAATACCTACGGTGAAAGTCTGGCTGGCCTGGTCCGGACTCGCAGACAGCCAACCAAGAGGAGCACAATAGAGCTAAAATATTCACATTTGAAACTGCCACTGGAAGCAACCGTTGAAATACATCACTCAGAAGGATAAAGTGATTTTCATGGTCTATTTTTTGCCCGTGCGGAATATATgggtgaagaaaaaaaatagtattACTCAATTCTACTGATCGTAATGTAACTGTTGGGTCTGAGGGCAGCATTCCACTTTCAAGATGTGTTGTTCTCGTTGAAGACCACACAAGGCTGACAACTGGGTGTGAAGGCTTGGCAAGGCAAAAATGGCCAGGATGCTGTTGTGCACCATGCTGATTTCCCTGCTAAATTCCACAGTAAAAGTGACGAGAGGTTTGATGTTGGGTTTTGTAAGATGGCAGTTTCTGTTTATTGGTCAGTGCTTTGCTAGAATGTTAATAAATGTAGCCAACTGTTTTGATCTAAAACAAATATAGTTAActtttttcatataaaattcttacAATGACTCAGTGATATTTCTCACGGTTTGCTATCACGACAAACAACCACAATTTGAAACACAAACATGAATTAGCTAAAATTATAGTGAACATAATAATCCATTTAATGAAGGGATGGGAACAGCTTGATTAATCAGGAAACTGCCAATTAACCAGGCTATGTGATTATGTCATTGATCAACACTTGGCAGTATAAACCTTCAATAATGAAGCAAGCATTATCAATTATTTAGTCGAGCCAATCAGCTGTTACTCCAAACATCAGTACAAATTATGTTGCCATCCAAAACATCATACAATTTATACGGTTTTCCAATTCCAAAATGCAAAAGGGAAAAACTAAGTCCCTTGAATTTTGAGTTTACAAATAGAAGTCATCTGAAGTTAGTCCATTCAGTCTTCTTGATAACTTGTGTCCCAGGGAATAAAGTGACTAATCCACATTTCTAATTTATCCATGGTACCAAGTCACTCTTGGCTCAACCCAGTAGGCCAGTACACCATATAGTCGGCAAACTACATCCCAATTAACATAAGTAAACTCAACATTTTCTAATCATCACAAGCAGTCGAGCAAAACTAACCATATCATACCCATAGGACTATTTGCTCAAAAGCGAGCTCTAGAATGGTCATGCAGTTGTCCTTCTCAAAATAGAAGCGAATAATGAATATTGTCTGACAGTACAGAAATATTAGAAAAAACATACCTCCCACTCCCACACGAATCGGCCGCCTCCGTTGTTGGTCCGTCCAGAAAAATAACACCAGTGAAACAGGCTGGGCAGTTATCGGACGGGCGTACGGTAGTGCAACCCCAGTGAAAAGTACAGGCGGCTGTGCTGGCCATGCCATTGGCCCCCGTTATTATTAGGTACACTGTGTCTGCTGTGTGCCATTTCGTTCGATGGGTGGCCAGCCGCGCGCGTGGGACGCGACGCGAGCGGCGGTATCGACGACGGGGATTCGGCTTGTCCTGTTCCCGGCGTCGGGTAGCCGGCTAACGGCAGCGGCGATCCTCGGCCCCTCAAAAGCGACgcacgcgggcgcgggggaccGGATCGGCTGTCCGTGCCGCTCGCTCTCGGATGGTCAACCGATCGGGAAAACTTCGCGGAAAGCGACTCGATCGTCCGCGCTCGATCGGGTTCCTTTTGGCCGGCCGGCGCTTCACCCGCCGGCTGCGCGGCCGGTGAAGTTCGCACGATCGGAGTTCTGTTATCGGCGGATTAGACAACTCGATAGCACCCGCACGCACGTCTACGAGCGTGTGATCTCCAGACCAGCAGGATCATTCAGCTATCAGATCATGTAGTGTAGAGGCAAGGTAGGTCGCCGGGCACGTCGTCGTCCCTGCAGGCTGACACGACGAGACTCCGAATCGTCGAGTTAAAGCCGCGCTCAACACCGTACGTACGTGTGGATTTTGGATGGAAGCTCTCAAGTCTGAAGCGAAGCGACGGCACAGGGGAGAGACatgcctgcaggctgcaggttACATTGCATGATGGTTTGGTCGTTTCGTTTGGATGGGGCCGGTACGGGATCACCCCAGCCCGCTGCATCCGTGGTCAATATATATGCCCTTTTGCAAATTCGTTGGCAAAGTTGCCGCGAAGGCTAGCCATAGCCGGAACCGAAAATCATGCATGCTGCAGCGATCTTTCTGTATCAACTCCACTCACGTCTGACTCCTATCCTTCTCGCCTTGGACCTCGCATGGGTGTAGTAGTAGTTGAGTCCTAGCATACTGAACAACTCTCTCCTGGTCAGCTCGCCAACTGCACGGCACACGCACGGATAGGTGCTCTGGAGCTCGAGGTGGAGTGAATCACACACAAGAAGTTTGTACACATGCTCTTGTGTTAGTTCACTGCACAGTGTGTGCACACACACGCTGACACGCACACgcacaaaaataaaaaggcCAATGGAAAGGTGCGAGCTCTCGAGCCATAACGAACAGCTGGGTGGTCACTCGATCAGCGCGCGTGTGCCGCCTTTGCATACAATGTACATTTGTTTTAAATGTCTTGGGCGTATATAGTAGCTATCAGCATTTCACTCCCGTACGTAGCTTGGCTTGCAAGTGCAGCGAGAGCTCCGGCCCCTAGGTTGAGCGGTTTCTACGTACTGCCGTTTCGGAGGCCTGGACGCTTGTCACTCCATGGAGGAGCACCATGAGTACGTACCGGATATGCATACCCTAGCTGCTAGCTAGACTCCTACGTGGCTCGTGCCATCCTTCATGTCGATCTCGCACGTACACTTAGCTTATCCCCTCTCCTT
This window encodes:
- the LOC101779889 gene encoding uncharacterized protein LOC101779889 produces the protein MESASNGKGGDDPGSSEEDHGTGKEMEAQHGEEGSVTKKPRVEDEEAELLIILKRFRKYWMEAFSEFYGPFEATTGPEVGPKRYTESGPPFRAMHYDALEVFSLKVTQIKEGLEWPLRVFGLVAVRDSMDYKRNILFQRSKENCQIPPQRIPIWCLQVLAAQLH